The following proteins come from a genomic window of Populus alba chromosome 12, ASM523922v2, whole genome shotgun sequence:
- the LOC118060620 gene encoding coatomer subunit delta: protein MVVLAASIVSKNGKVLVSRQFVDMSRIRIEGLLAAFPKLIGIGKQHTYIETENVRYVYQPIEALYLLLVTNKQSNILDDLETLRLLSKLVPEYAMSLDEEGICQTAFELIFAFDEVISLGHKENVTVAQVKQYCEMESHEEKLHKLLLQNKIDETKRRMKEEASKIDQMKIEKNRGNKGGFMSSMGSGRIESSFSDMSISSGGGGGFGSGSGFGLTNDIDSFASKSKGRQPSSATAPPKGLGMKLGKNQRANQFLESLKAEGEMIVEDAQQSKLSSHIAAAHQPTDPVTLTAEEKLNVTLKRDGGMSNFDVQGQLSLQILNPEDGLIQVQIEAGGNPGVIFKTHPNMNKELFANENILGLRDPSRPFPTGQTGDAGVGLLKWRMQSADESMVPLTINCWPSVSGNETFVSIEYEASSMFDLRNVVISVPLPALREPPSVRQIDGEWRYDSRNSILEWSILLIDNSNRSGSMEFVVPPADSSSFFPISVRFSATSTYSELKVVNILPLKGGAPPKFSQRTQLITENYQVA, encoded by the exons ATG GTTGTTCTCGCGGCTTCTATAGTGAGCAAGAATGGTAAAG TGCTGGTTTCAAGACAGTTTGTGGACATGTCTCGGATTAGAATTGAGGGCCTTCTTGCAGCTTTTCCCAAGTTGATAGGGATTGGAAAGCAACATACTTATATTGAGACTGAGAATGTGCGTTATGTTTACCAGCCAATAGAGGCTTTGTACTTACTGCTTGTGACAAATAAACAGAGCAACATTCTTGATGATTTGGAGACTCTGAGGCTTCTCTCAAAATTG GTACCTGAATATGCCATGTCTCTTGATGAAGAGGGTATTTGTCAGACAGCTTTTGAGCTGATCTTTGCGTTTGATGAGGTTATCTCTCTTGGGCACAAGGAAAATGTTACTGTTGCCCAGGTTAAGCAGTACTGTGAGATGGAGAGTCATGAAGAGAAATTGCACAAGCTGCTATTGCAGAATAAGATTGATGAGACCAAGCGTCGTATGAAGGAAGAAGCTAGTAAGATTGACCAAATGAAG ATTGAAAAGAACAGAGGTAATAAAGGAGGATTTATGTCTTCAATGGGCTCTGGACGAATTGAGAGCAGCTTTAGTGATATGAGCATTTCCAGTGGCGGAGGAGGTGGTTTTGGAAGTGGCTCTGGGTTTGGATTAACCAATGATATTGACTCATTTGCCAGCAAGTCTAAAG GTCGTCAACCTTCATCTGCCACTGCTCCTCCTAAAGGCCTTGGCATGAAACTCGGCAAAAACCAAAGGGCGAACCAGTTTTTGGAATCCTTGAAAGCAGAAGGTGAAATGATTGTTGAAGATGCACAGCAATCAAAGTTAAGTTCTCATATAGCAGCAGCTCACCAACCAACTGATCCTGTTACTTTGACTGCTGAGGAGAAACTCAATGTCACTCTAAAACGGGATGGTGGAATGAGTAACTTTGATGTTCAAGGGCAATTATCACTTCAAATTCTTAACCCAGAAGATGGGCTCATCCAAGTTCAG ATTGAAGCTGGGGGGAATCCAGGCGTCATTTTCAAGACACATCCTAACATGAACAAAGAATTATTTGCTAATGAAAACATTTTGGGGTTGAGGGATCCCTCCAGACCTTTCCCCACTGGTCAAACTGGGGATGCAGGTGTTGGTCTTTTGAAGTGGAGAATGCAAAGTGCTGATGAGTCAATGGTGCCCTTGACAA TCAATTGCTGGCCATCTGTTTCTGGAAATGAAACATTTGTCAGCATCGAGTACGAAGCTTCATCAATGTTTGATCTACGAAATGTTGTGATCTCAGTTCCTCTCCCAGCCCTTCGAGAGCCACCAAGTGTTAGGCAGATTGATGGAGAATGGAG GTACGACTCCAGAAATTCCATCCTAGAATGGTCCATTCTTCTCATTGATAACTCTAACCGCAG TGGATCTATGGAGTTTGTTGTGCCACCAGCAGATTCGTCATCATTCTTCCCCATTTCTGTTCGGTTTTCAGCCACCAGCACATACAGTGAGCTAAAG GTTGTTAATATCCTTCCCCTGAAGGGTGGAGCTCCTCCCAAGTTTTCCCAGAGGACTCAATTGATCACAGAGAATTACCAAGTAGCCTGA